In Trichocoleus desertorum NBK24, the following are encoded in one genomic region:
- a CDS encoding histidine phosphatase family protein, with the protein MFTLAVVICTPVLELKTLSLTLYFLRHGQTTCSRGNLFCGAIDPELTSDGMAMAQAFAAAYKAVPWTAIFSSPMKRTIATVQPLCDLTGLQPELRDGLKEINYGKWEGNTVATVSQEFHDDYLRWSADPAWYPPTGGEPAVAIATRSLQVIEEIKERFSDGNVLVVAHKATIRITLCALLGIDVGRFRYRLGCPVGSVSIVEFGAHGPLLTALADRTHLSEELRSLPGT; encoded by the coding sequence TTGTTTACACTGGCAGTGGTGATTTGCACCCCTGTACTGGAGCTGAAAACCTTGAGCCTCACGCTTTACTTCCTCCGCCACGGCCAAACGACTTGTAGTCGCGGAAATCTCTTTTGTGGTGCGATCGATCCTGAACTTACGTCTGATGGTATGGCAATGGCTCAGGCATTTGCTGCCGCCTATAAAGCTGTACCTTGGACGGCAATTTTTTCCAGTCCCATGAAGCGGACGATCGCCACAGTGCAACCGCTTTGTGACCTGACAGGTTTGCAACCAGAACTGCGAGATGGCCTGAAAGAAATTAACTATGGCAAGTGGGAAGGCAATACGGTTGCCACCGTCAGCCAGGAATTTCACGACGACTATCTGCGCTGGTCTGCTGATCCTGCCTGGTATCCGCCCACCGGAGGGGAGCCTGCAGTGGCGATCGCGACTCGGTCGTTACAAGTGATCGAAGAAATCAAAGAACGCTTCAGCGACGGCAATGTGTTGGTCGTAGCGCACAAGGCCACTATTCGGATTACCCTTTGTGCCCTCCTAGGGATTGATGTAGGCCGCTTCCGCTACCGCTTGGGTTGCCCAGTGGGTTCTGTAAGCATCGTCGAATTTGGTGCCCACGGCCCCCTACTCACAGCCTTAGCCGATCGCACCCACTTAAGCGAAGAATTGCGATCGCTACCAGGCACCTAA
- a CDS encoding DUF697 domain-containing protein: MDSSRSQFDPDVNSIAADQTSGDWQQTNLDVELENAIFSFEDIQAELNYKQAQDALRELVGHLDLTPQERAGLEPEIQGLERMLDKLDRSVVHIAVFGMVGRGKSSLLNALLGQDLFEVGPIHGVTQVIQSADWSLRREAVAGSDRDIIRVALPGVGDSRIELIDTPGIDEVDGEKREALARQVAKQADLILFLVAGDMTKVEYEALSELREASKPILLVFNKIDQYPDADRTAIYQKIRDERVKELLSPEEIVMAAASPLIAKAVRHPDGKMTAQLSRGIPEVGELKLKILEILHREGKSLVALNTMLYADDVNEQLVQRKMEIRDRSANQIIWNGVMTKAVAIALNPITVIDVLGSAAIDVALILTLSKLYGISMTQKNAINLLQKIALTMGGISASELLVTFGLSSLKGLLGVSATATGGLAIAPYLSVAITQAGVAGVSTYGIGHITKAYLANGATWGPEGPKAVVTKILASLDEESILNRIKDELRAKLDLSTKRAQSKAKPVED; encoded by the coding sequence TTGGATAGTTCTCGGTCTCAATTTGATCCTGATGTCAATTCAATTGCCGCTGACCAAACGAGTGGGGATTGGCAGCAGACCAACTTGGACGTGGAACTGGAAAACGCCATTTTTAGTTTTGAAGACATTCAGGCAGAACTGAATTACAAGCAGGCTCAAGATGCCCTGCGCGAGTTAGTAGGTCATCTGGATTTAACGCCACAGGAACGTGCTGGGCTGGAGCCAGAAATTCAAGGTCTAGAACGGATGCTGGACAAGCTAGACCGTTCTGTGGTGCATATTGCTGTGTTTGGCATGGTGGGACGGGGCAAGTCTTCTTTGCTGAATGCGCTGCTTGGGCAGGACCTGTTTGAAGTTGGGCCGATCCACGGGGTGACGCAGGTGATTCAGAGCGCAGACTGGAGCTTGCGACGGGAGGCTGTAGCAGGTAGCGATCGCGACATTATTCGAGTGGCGTTGCCTGGAGTGGGCGATTCTCGGATTGAGCTGATCGATACGCCTGGAATTGATGAAGTAGATGGTGAGAAGCGCGAAGCTTTGGCGCGGCAGGTGGCGAAACAGGCGGATTTAATTCTGTTTTTGGTCGCAGGCGACATGACCAAGGTTGAGTACGAGGCGCTGTCCGAATTGCGAGAAGCCAGCAAGCCGATTCTGTTGGTATTTAACAAGATTGACCAATATCCTGACGCCGATCGCACTGCAATCTATCAGAAAATTCGGGACGAGCGCGTGAAGGAATTGCTCTCGCCCGAAGAGATTGTTATGGCAGCGGCCTCTCCCCTAATTGCCAAGGCTGTACGTCATCCGGATGGCAAAATGACGGCCCAGTTGAGCCGAGGAATCCCAGAAGTGGGAGAGTTGAAGCTCAAAATTTTGGAGATTTTGCACCGGGAAGGCAAATCTCTGGTGGCGCTGAACACGATGCTTTATGCCGATGATGTCAACGAGCAGTTGGTGCAGCGGAAGATGGAAATTCGCGATCGCAGTGCCAACCAAATCATCTGGAATGGGGTGATGACAAAAGCCGTGGCGATCGCGCTCAATCCTATTACGGTGATTGATGTTTTAGGAAGCGCCGCCATTGATGTAGCGCTGATTCTGACGCTGTCGAAGCTTTACGGCATTTCCATGACTCAAAAAAATGCCATTAATCTGCTGCAAAAAATTGCGCTGACGATGGGTGGCATTAGTGCCAGCGAGCTTCTAGTCACGTTTGGCTTGAGTTCTCTGAAGGGATTGCTGGGAGTTTCAGCCACCGCGACCGGAGGACTGGCGATCGCCCCCTATTTATCTGTTGCCATCACTCAGGCGGGGGTTGCAGGCGTTTCTACGTACGGGATTGGTCACATTACCAAAGCCTACCTCGCCAACGGAGCCACCTGGGGACCGGAAGGCCCGAAAGCAGTCGTGACTAAAATTTTGGCTTCCCTGGATGAAGAATCAATTCTGAACCGCATTAAAGATGAGCTGCGGGCCAAGCTGGATTTGTCTACCAAACGCGCCCAATCCAAGGCCAAGCCTGTAGAAGATTAG
- a CDS encoding glycosyl hydrolase family 57, whose protein sequence is MPALSQAASLPLLPELIDGLPNISGWEAEVRSVVQHDRPIFLPTTNIHLRDVSAAFAIALHMHQPMIPAGPSGELISNLQYMFEHPYEGDNHNAGPFAYCYSRIADFMIDLVRQGCNPRIMLDYSGTLLWGLRQMGRGDILENLKRITCDRTYHPYVEWLGTFWGHALASTTPIPDLKLHIQAWQHHFAAIFGWDALARVKGFSLPEMHLPNHPDTLFELVKALKEAGYRWLLLQADTVETTTGQPLSQPHLPHQLVARNAEGETVSMTALIKTQGANNQLVGQMQPYQKATNLNPQLVGQVMIPPLVAQMGDGENSGIMMNEFPSTFRNAWYDMSAQAQGHFGVVGLTGTEYLELIEAAGCTPENYPICQAKGQYQIWQRVPETSTPNAIARAITELKRENPSFQVKGVSSAQALHWGQGNQPVVASMQKLSALFHQTLDPLLRAESNTGEANPDPNALSSALTQQPRYRQALLYNLLIQTSCFHYWGQGMWTDYSRTLYSRGKESISSNF, encoded by the coding sequence ATGCCTGCCCTCAGTCAAGCAGCTAGTCTGCCGCTGCTTCCAGAACTGATTGATGGATTGCCCAATATTTCTGGCTGGGAGGCAGAAGTGCGATCGGTGGTGCAGCACGATCGCCCCATTTTTCTACCTACTACCAATATTCACCTTCGGGATGTCTCCGCTGCTTTTGCGATCGCCCTCCACATGCACCAGCCCATGATTCCGGCAGGCCCAAGCGGAGAACTGATCAGCAATTTGCAGTATATGTTTGAGCATCCCTACGAAGGGGATAACCACAATGCTGGCCCTTTTGCCTACTGCTACAGCCGCATTGCCGATTTCATGATTGATCTGGTGCGTCAAGGGTGCAATCCTCGCATCATGCTGGACTACTCTGGCACCCTGTTGTGGGGGTTGCGCCAGATGGGGCGAGGAGACATTTTAGAAAACCTCAAGCGCATCACTTGCGATCGCACCTACCACCCCTATGTAGAGTGGCTCGGCACTTTCTGGGGACATGCGCTAGCCTCGACCACCCCAATTCCTGATTTGAAGCTGCATATTCAAGCTTGGCAACATCACTTTGCGGCTATTTTTGGCTGGGATGCTTTAGCGCGAGTGAAGGGATTTTCTTTGCCAGAAATGCACCTCCCCAATCATCCTGACACGCTATTTGAACTGGTAAAAGCCTTAAAGGAAGCGGGTTATCGCTGGCTGCTCTTACAAGCAGATACGGTAGAAACCACCACAGGCCAACCGCTATCGCAGCCCCATCTTCCTCATCAATTGGTAGCCCGCAACGCTGAGGGCGAAACGGTCAGCATGACTGCCCTGATTAAGACTCAAGGTGCTAACAATCAACTAGTCGGTCAGATGCAGCCCTACCAAAAAGCTACAAATCTCAACCCGCAACTCGTGGGCCAAGTCATGATCCCGCCATTGGTTGCTCAAATGGGTGATGGCGAAAATAGCGGCATTATGATGAATGAGTTTCCTAGCACGTTCAGAAACGCCTGGTATGACATGAGCGCCCAAGCTCAAGGCCACTTTGGTGTCGTCGGCCTCACAGGCACCGAATATTTAGAACTCATAGAAGCGGCAGGTTGCACCCCAGAGAATTACCCCATTTGCCAAGCCAAGGGTCAGTACCAAATTTGGCAACGAGTCCCCGAAACTTCGACTCCCAATGCGATCGCGCGAGCCATTACCGAACTCAAGCGAGAAAATCCTAGTTTTCAGGTAAAGGGGGTTTCCTCTGCTCAGGCCCTGCACTGGGGCCAAGGCAACCAGCCTGTTGTGGCTTCCATGCAAAAGCTCAGTGCATTGTTTCATCAAACCCTTGATCCTCTCCTGCGAGCTGAATCAAACACTGGCGAAGCGAACCCTGACCCTAATGCGTTAAGTTCTGCCTTAACTCAGCAACCTCGTTACCGCCAAGCTCTCCTTTACAACCTGTTAATCCAAACTAGTTGTTTTCATTATTGGGGTCAGGGAATGTGGACTGACTATTCCCGTACGCTCTACAGCCGAGGTAAAGAAAGTATCTCTAGTAATTTCTAG
- a CDS encoding gamma-glutamyl-gamma-aminobutyrate hydrolase family protein, with protein MLFPLPSPNSITKPPIIGITTSCKNETGHYSLFSNYIDAVRRAGGVPILLTPGEMHQARILDFVDGLLFSGGGDIDPAEYDGSAHPSIYRVNAERDAFELGLANLALKTSIPMLGICRGLEIFMVVSGGQLIPHIPDEFGDTVIHRADQSHCAEHPIQLLPRTRLATLLHRETEINVVSWHHQAARSAAPGWRIAAQAPDGVIEALEHQHHPWAIAVQWHPELAPEDSGQQRIFKAFVQAASQPQAVALPQPASN; from the coding sequence ATGTTGTTTCCTCTTCCATCCCCCAACTCCATCACGAAGCCGCCCATTATTGGCATCACAACTTCTTGCAAAAACGAAACGGGGCACTATTCTCTATTCAGCAACTACATAGATGCAGTCAGACGGGCTGGAGGAGTGCCTATATTACTCACTCCTGGTGAAATGCATCAGGCTCGAATCCTCGATTTTGTCGATGGCCTGCTCTTTTCGGGGGGTGGCGATATTGACCCAGCCGAATACGACGGTTCGGCCCATCCCAGCATCTACCGTGTCAATGCCGAGCGAGATGCCTTTGAACTCGGACTCGCTAACCTAGCCTTAAAAACGTCCATTCCAATGCTAGGAATTTGCCGAGGGTTGGAGATTTTTATGGTTGTGAGTGGTGGACAGTTGATTCCTCACATTCCCGATGAGTTTGGTGACACAGTTATTCATCGAGCCGATCAGTCTCACTGTGCCGAGCACCCCATACAACTTCTGCCTAGAACGCGACTGGCGACCTTGCTCCATCGGGAAACAGAAATTAATGTAGTGTCTTGGCACCACCAAGCAGCCCGAAGTGCAGCCCCCGGTTGGCGGATTGCCGCTCAAGCCCCAGATGGTGTGATTGAAGCGCTAGAACATCAGCATCATCCTTGGGCGATCGCAGTGCAGTGGCATCCAGAACTCGCACCAGAAGACTCCGGACAACAAAGGATTTTTAAGGCATTTGTCCAAGCAGCCAGCCAGCCACAGGCCGTAGCTCTACCTCAGCCCGCCTCAAACTAA
- a CDS encoding peroxiredoxin, whose translation MISRRTLLGALFAYVLALLAVFNLVPAAHALGGKLPELNRPAPEFTLPTNTGDGAISLADYRGKWVVVYFYPKDFTSGCTLEARRFQQDLPKYLEKNTEILGVSADSVDSHAEFCDSEGLKFPLLADPDGTVSKAYGSWLGFLSARHTFIVDSEGILRERFTGVNPAVHSSEVLARLNELQTTTAASISSAA comes from the coding sequence ATGATCTCTCGTCGCACGTTGCTCGGTGCCTTATTTGCTTACGTTCTCGCCTTATTGGCGGTATTTAACCTAGTGCCAGCAGCCCATGCACTCGGCGGCAAGTTGCCAGAACTCAACCGACCCGCACCAGAATTTACTCTACCTACAAACACGGGGGATGGAGCAATTTCACTCGCCGACTATCGAGGTAAATGGGTAGTTGTCTACTTCTATCCCAAGGATTTCACCTCCGGTTGCACCTTAGAAGCTCGTCGCTTCCAGCAAGATCTACCAAAATATTTAGAGAAAAACACCGAAATCTTAGGAGTGAGTGCCGACTCTGTCGATTCTCATGCTGAGTTTTGCGACTCAGAAGGCCTAAAGTTTCCACTCTTAGCCGACCCTGATGGCACTGTGAGCAAAGCTTATGGTTCTTGGTTAGGGTTCTTGTCGGCACGGCATACCTTCATCGTTGATTCTGAGGGCATTTTGCGGGAGCGCTTTACAGGGGTAAATCCTGCGGTTCATAGCTCAGAAGTGTTAGCTCGACTAAATGAACTGCAAACCACAACGGCTGCATCAATTTCATCAGCCGCATAA
- a CDS encoding RNA-binding protein, whose protein sequence is MSIYVGNLSYDVTQDDLNAVFAEYGTVKRVQLPLDRETGRPRGFGFVEMSTEAEETAAIEALDGAEWMGRDLRVNKAKPREERSGSGGGGGRGRDDRNRFSNSWGNSGGSSGGGGGGYSRY, encoded by the coding sequence ATGTCCATTTACGTCGGTAATCTGTCTTACGATGTCACGCAAGACGATTTAAATGCCGTTTTTGCAGAGTACGGCACTGTTAAGCGAGTTCAACTTCCCTTAGACCGGGAAACGGGACGTCCCCGTGGTTTTGGCTTTGTCGAAATGTCCACAGAAGCAGAAGAAACAGCAGCAATCGAAGCTCTTGATGGCGCTGAGTGGATGGGTCGGGATCTAAGAGTCAACAAAGCTAAGCCCCGTGAAGAGCGTAGCGGCAGCGGTGGCGGTGGTGGTAGAGGTCGTGATGACCGCAACCGCTTCAGCAATAGCTGGGGTAACAGTGGTGGCAGCAGTGGTGGTGGCGGCGGTGGCTACTCCCGGTATTGA
- a CDS encoding S-layer homology domain-containing protein translates to MGIACWQSVGLGVGAIALLGGMPGAIAQTPQFSDVPQNYWAGSCIGELAQRQIIKGYPDGRFRPADPVTRAEYAALLRQAFSSQAPVREATTFTDVPSNYWAAIAIQEAYRRGFLSGYPDRKFMPNQSIPRVQAVVALASGLSYSPTQPTTQVLNGAYADAGAIPDYGRNAVAAATEKSLVVNYPKIQQLEPARVASRAEIATFLCQALQPGLVPTQYIANTQQFSTETQTAEAGNVQAQLTYRPRESLADNFRIQISRAGQAVLEAAVPAEEGLQRFSNLEVRDLDGDQEPEVILDLFSGGAYCCTSSHIYGYNAAQRTYQPIKQFWGSPSYRLEDLDQDNLPEFVSGDYRFDAQFTAHAASGLPIQIWQYRRSQMQNVTRNYPQLIYENAVQQWQNYTYSKDSGASAVRGFLAAYLADKYLIGQGQEGWQLVQQAYQYSDRRQYFIDLNDFLRKTGYITGP, encoded by the coding sequence GTGGGTATTGCATGTTGGCAATCGGTCGGGTTAGGGGTAGGTGCGATCGCGCTGTTGGGTGGAATGCCTGGTGCGATCGCCCAAACGCCTCAATTTAGTGATGTGCCGCAAAACTATTGGGCTGGCTCTTGTATTGGCGAACTGGCGCAACGGCAGATCATTAAGGGGTATCCGGATGGTCGGTTTCGTCCGGCTGATCCAGTGACGCGGGCGGAGTATGCAGCGCTGTTACGGCAGGCATTTTCTAGCCAAGCTCCAGTACGCGAAGCAACGACTTTTACGGATGTGCCGAGCAACTATTGGGCGGCGATCGCAATTCAGGAAGCTTATCGTCGGGGGTTTCTTTCCGGGTATCCCGATCGCAAGTTTATGCCAAATCAGTCAATTCCTCGTGTGCAGGCGGTGGTGGCGCTAGCCAGTGGTTTGAGCTACAGCCCGACCCAGCCAACTACACAGGTTTTGAATGGGGCTTATGCAGATGCGGGAGCGATACCAGACTATGGGCGCAATGCGGTGGCTGCGGCGACGGAGAAAAGTTTGGTGGTGAACTACCCCAAGATTCAGCAGTTAGAGCCTGCCCGCGTGGCGAGTCGAGCAGAGATTGCAACGTTTTTGTGTCAAGCACTTCAGCCTGGATTGGTGCCAACCCAATATATAGCCAATACTCAGCAATTCTCAACGGAGACGCAAACGGCTGAAGCAGGAAATGTGCAAGCTCAGCTCACTTACCGACCGCGTGAAAGTTTGGCTGATAATTTCCGGATTCAGATTAGTCGTGCGGGTCAGGCAGTTTTAGAGGCGGCAGTACCTGCGGAAGAAGGATTGCAGCGCTTTTCAAATCTAGAAGTACGAGATCTCGATGGAGATCAGGAACCGGAAGTGATTCTGGACTTGTTCAGTGGTGGGGCTTACTGCTGCACGTCTTCTCACATCTATGGCTACAACGCCGCCCAACGTACCTACCAACCCATTAAGCAGTTTTGGGGCAGCCCTAGCTACAGATTGGAAGATTTAGACCAGGATAATTTACCTGAATTTGTCAGTGGTGATTACCGCTTTGATGCTCAATTTACGGCACATGCAGCTTCTGGATTGCCCATTCAAATTTGGCAATATCGGCGATCGCAAATGCAGAATGTGACGCGCAACTACCCTCAATTGATCTATGAAAATGCCGTTCAACAGTGGCAAAACTATACCTACAGTAAAGACTCCGGAGCCAGTGCTGTTCGTGGGTTTTTAGCTGCTTATTTAGCGGACAAGTACTTGATTGGTCAGGGACAAGAGGGTTGGCAGTTGGTGCAACAGGCTTATCAGTACAGCGATCGCCGTCAGTATTTCATTGACCTGAATGATTTTCTGCGGAAAACTGGCTATATTACTGGGCCATAA
- a CDS encoding thiol-disulfide oxidoreductase DCC family protein: MPYTVIYDGKCNLCVTLVQLLESLDKGNRFQYIPMQDPESLQRWNVTPQDCELGMILIDTEKPERRWQGSDAAEEIGQLFPLGNVFVASYRALPGLKWSGDRIYEQVRDNRYTLFGQRTAVYHSAYPVCGDTCDRYTATTTSPNRES; this comes from the coding sequence ATGCCCTACACCGTAATCTACGACGGCAAATGCAACCTCTGCGTCACCCTCGTACAACTTCTCGAAAGCCTGGACAAAGGCAATCGCTTCCAGTACATCCCCATGCAAGACCCAGAAAGTTTGCAACGCTGGAATGTTACCCCTCAAGACTGCGAACTAGGCATGATCTTAATTGACACAGAAAAACCAGAACGACGGTGGCAGGGGAGTGATGCCGCTGAAGAAATTGGTCAACTGTTTCCCCTGGGCAATGTATTTGTCGCCTCCTACCGTGCCCTCCCTGGCCTGAAATGGAGTGGCGATCGCATTTACGAACAAGTGCGCGACAACCGCTATACCCTCTTTGGTCAGCGTACCGCTGTTTACCATTCTGCCTATCCTGTTTGCGGTGACACTTGCGATCGCTATACCGCTACAACCACCTCACCCAACCGAGAGTCTTGA
- a CDS encoding MBL fold metallo-hydrolase, whose amino-acid sequence MAHLQQRHPQNINGDFYVDTTCIDCDTCRWMTPEVFHREADQSVVYHQPVDETERLRAMQALLSCPTASIGTVEKPTDIKTAQSSLPILLTDNVYHCGYHAESSYGAASYLIQRREGNVLVDSPRFAPPLVKRLEELGGVRYLYLTHRDDVADHRKFHDHFGCDRILHQDEINHGTQDVEIQLQGAEPVQLAPDLLIIPVPGHTKGHTVLLYKHQFLFTGDHLAWSESQHHLVAFREACWYSWSELVKSMHKLAKYDFEWVLPGHGRRYHSDRATMQQQMQQCLAWMDTV is encoded by the coding sequence ATGGCTCATTTGCAGCAGCGCCACCCGCAAAACATCAATGGTGATTTTTATGTAGATACCACTTGTATTGACTGCGATACCTGTCGTTGGATGACCCCAGAAGTGTTTCATCGCGAAGCTGATCAGTCAGTGGTTTATCACCAGCCTGTTGATGAAACTGAGCGGCTCCGGGCCATGCAGGCACTATTGTCTTGTCCCACTGCATCGATTGGCACGGTCGAAAAGCCTACCGATATTAAAACAGCTCAAAGTAGCCTGCCGATTCTGCTGACAGATAATGTTTACCACTGTGGCTACCACGCTGAAAGCTCCTACGGGGCAGCCAGTTATCTAATTCAGCGACGTGAAGGCAATGTGCTGGTGGATTCTCCCCGATTTGCACCGCCCTTGGTGAAGCGATTGGAAGAACTGGGTGGTGTGCGTTATCTCTACCTAACTCATCGAGATGATGTCGCTGATCATCGCAAGTTTCATGACCACTTTGGCTGCGATCGCATTTTGCACCAAGATGAAATTAATCACGGAACACAAGATGTAGAAATTCAGCTACAAGGTGCGGAGCCAGTGCAATTAGCTCCCGACTTACTGATTATCCCGGTACCCGGACATACGAAAGGTCACACCGTTTTGCTCTACAAGCATCAGTTCTTGTTTACGGGTGATCATCTAGCTTGGTCGGAGTCACAGCATCATTTAGTGGCTTTTAGAGAGGCTTGTTGGTACTCCTGGTCAGAACTAGTCAAGTCGATGCACAAGTTAGCCAAATATGACTTTGAATGGGTGCTACCTGGGCATGGTCGCCGCTACCATAGCGATCGCGCCACCATGCAGCAGCAGATGCAGCAATGCTTAGCTTGGATGGACACAGTCTAA
- the rpsU gene encoding 30S ribosomal protein S21 — protein sequence MTQIVLGENEGIESALRRFKRQVSKAGILADVKRQRFFETPQDKEKRKALARRRKHRFH from the coding sequence ATGACCCAAATTGTTCTGGGCGAAAACGAAGGAATTGAGTCAGCGCTGCGTCGCTTCAAACGTCAAGTTTCTAAAGCTGGAATTCTCGCTGACGTGAAGCGTCAACGCTTCTTTGAAACTCCTCAGGACAAGGAGAAGCGTAAAGCGTTAGCCAGACGTCGCAAACATCGCTTTCACTAA